The following coding sequences are from one Candidatus Acidiferrales bacterium window:
- a CDS encoding PLP-dependent aspartate aminotransferase family protein: protein MGFSTDAIHVGQEPDPSTGSIVAPIYQTSTYVQPALGENKGYDYARTNHPNRKALERTIAKLEGGAAAYVFTSGMAAIDCVFRLLRPGDHAILSRAVYGGVYRLSTQFLVQLGLEFSFTDTSCLEAIQRDIRPTTKMIYVETPTNPTMIVTDIAAISKLAREKNITVVVDNTFMSPYLQQPLSLGAHIVVHSMTKYLNGHSDCIGGAAILSRKEDAEKIYFLQRSAGAGLAPMDCFLVSRGIKTLAVRMERHNANGMEVAKHLEAHPKVKRVIYPGLASHPQHAIAKKQQRGFGAMLSFDAGSLDAARSVLNNVKLCSLAESLGGVETLISLPALMTHASMPKDVREQIGITDGLIRLSVGIEDVEDIIADLDHALAKI, encoded by the coding sequence ATGGGATTTTCGACGGACGCCATTCACGTAGGGCAAGAACCGGATCCTTCGACAGGGTCAATCGTTGCGCCTATCTATCAGACTTCGACATACGTGCAGCCTGCGCTGGGCGAGAATAAGGGATACGACTACGCCAGGACGAACCATCCCAACCGCAAAGCCCTGGAACGAACCATTGCGAAACTAGAGGGCGGAGCGGCGGCGTACGTTTTCACTTCGGGAATGGCAGCAATTGACTGCGTTTTCCGCTTGCTGCGGCCGGGCGACCACGCCATTCTCTCGCGGGCCGTATACGGCGGAGTTTACCGGCTATCGACCCAGTTTCTTGTACAGCTTGGACTGGAATTCAGCTTTACAGACACTTCCTGCCTCGAAGCGATCCAACGAGATATACGCCCAACAACCAAGATGATTTACGTCGAGACACCTACGAATCCGACGATGATCGTGACGGATATTGCGGCGATTTCCAAGCTGGCGCGCGAGAAAAATATTACGGTTGTAGTGGACAACACCTTCATGAGCCCCTATTTGCAGCAGCCGCTGAGCCTTGGCGCGCACATCGTTGTGCACTCGATGACGAAATACCTGAACGGGCACAGCGATTGCATCGGGGGAGCGGCGATTTTGTCGCGCAAAGAAGATGCGGAGAAAATATACTTTCTGCAACGCTCGGCTGGCGCGGGACTCGCGCCGATGGATTGTTTTCTCGTGTCGCGCGGAATCAAGACTTTGGCCGTGCGCATGGAACGGCACAACGCAAACGGAATGGAAGTTGCCAAGCACCTGGAAGCGCATCCGAAGGTGAAGCGCGTGATTTATCCTGGGCTTGCCTCGCACCCTCAGCACGCAATCGCGAAAAAGCAGCAACGCGGGTTCGGCGCGATGCTGTCGTTTGACGCCGGTTCGCTCGACGCGGCGCGGAGCGTTCTAAACAATGTGAAGCTCTGCTCTCTGGCGGAAAGCCTGGGCGGAGTCGAGACGCTGATTTCCCTTCCCGCTCTGATGACCCATGCTTCCATGCCGAAAGATGTCCGCGAGCAAATCGGGATTACGGACGGGCTGATCCGAC
- a CDS encoding ChbG/HpnK family deacetylase — protein sequence MRRLIVNADDFGFTRGVNAGIIRAHLHGILTSTTIMASGSAFEDAVALARANPKLGVGCHLVLVGGKAVSRMQGRSSLSDANGNLPSSLAILVAKLTTNRIRKEDIRQEIRAQIERVRSAGIEITHLDSHKHTHCHPQVMEALMVVAGEHGITRIRRPFESTGAPPRPRARRKASWKQRALARAARRWEGRFDELSRSHGLRSPDYFWGVAATGALNRQAILAIIDTAASLPEGTSELMCHPGEYDQDLEGSATRLKRERETELKGLVDASVSDAVKKHKIQLIDFRQL from the coding sequence ATGAGACGTCTCATCGTCAATGCGGACGATTTTGGTTTCACGCGCGGCGTCAACGCTGGCATCATTCGCGCGCATCTTCATGGCATCCTCACCAGCACGACCATCATGGCCTCCGGCTCAGCCTTTGAAGATGCAGTCGCGCTTGCCCGCGCCAATCCGAAACTCGGAGTCGGCTGTCACTTGGTCTTGGTTGGCGGCAAAGCCGTCTCCCGCATGCAAGGACGGAGCTCTCTTTCGGACGCTAATGGGAATCTTCCTTCATCTTTGGCAATTCTCGTCGCGAAATTGACGACGAATCGAATCCGAAAAGAAGACATTCGGCAGGAGATCCGCGCTCAAATTGAGCGCGTAAGGTCCGCCGGTATCGAAATCACCCATCTTGACTCGCACAAGCATACGCATTGCCATCCGCAGGTCATGGAAGCTCTCATGGTCGTAGCCGGCGAACACGGCATTACGCGAATTCGCAGGCCATTTGAGAGCACCGGCGCACCTCCGCGGCCGCGCGCTCGCAGGAAGGCATCTTGGAAGCAACGCGCGTTGGCTCGCGCTGCTCGTCGCTGGGAAGGCCGCTTTGATGAACTTTCCCGTTCGCATGGTTTGCGCTCCCCTGATTACTTCTGGGGTGTTGCCGCAACGGGGGCATTGAATCGGCAGGCCATTCTGGCGATTATAGATACCGCAGCTTCGCTGCCCGAGGGAACCAGCGAGCTCATGTGTCACCCGGGCGAGTATGACCAGGACTTGGAAGGCTCAGCGACTCGCCTGAAGAGGGAGCGCGAAACGGAATTGAAAGGTTTGGTCGATGCATCTGTGTCAGATGCAGTGAAGAAGCATAAAATACAGCTGATTGATTTTCGCCAACTTTGA
- a CDS encoding glycosyltransferase family 2 protein, which yields MRQIATTPPKYSVVIPMLNEQGSIRELHRRLSEVMTGHYDPVEFIFVDDHSSDATPQILSDLAQEDPRVTFLRLKKNYGQTVALAAGFDYAAGEIILSMDGDLQHDPADIPRMIDALESSDCDIVSGWRQKRVDNFFFRRVPSRVANWAMAKLSGVNIHDFGTTFKVYRRETIKDVRLYGELHRFIPALASLNGARVIEVPIRNIPRPEGKSHYGISRTSRVFFDLITIRFLLRYMARPLQFFGPVGVISFLTGGSILGFLFIDKVFRGAQLFVQHGPLLILGLLLCLFGFQFLSVGLLGELMMRNYFEAHQLPVYRIERMSGATPPGNSRLDAIPIARPR from the coding sequence ATGCGCCAGATCGCTACGACACCTCCCAAATACTCTGTGGTCATCCCCATGCTCAACGAGCAAGGGAGCATCCGCGAACTGCATCGTCGCCTCTCCGAGGTGATGACAGGTCACTATGATCCCGTCGAGTTTATCTTTGTTGACGACCATAGCTCCGATGCTACGCCGCAAATCCTCTCCGATTTGGCACAAGAAGATCCGCGGGTCACTTTTCTCCGGTTGAAGAAGAATTACGGGCAGACCGTAGCCTTGGCCGCTGGTTTCGATTACGCAGCGGGCGAGATCATCCTGTCCATGGATGGCGACCTGCAACACGATCCCGCCGATATCCCTCGGATGATCGATGCCCTTGAATCTTCCGATTGCGATATCGTCAGCGGATGGCGTCAGAAGCGTGTCGATAATTTTTTCTTCCGCCGCGTCCCTTCGCGGGTTGCGAACTGGGCGATGGCCAAACTTTCCGGCGTGAACATCCACGACTTTGGTACGACTTTCAAGGTGTATCGTCGCGAAACGATCAAGGACGTGCGCCTCTATGGCGAATTGCATCGTTTCATCCCGGCTTTGGCGTCGCTGAACGGCGCCAGGGTCATCGAGGTTCCCATTCGCAATATTCCTCGCCCCGAGGGCAAATCGCATTATGGTATTTCTCGAACCTCGCGTGTTTTCTTCGACTTGATCACCATTCGATTCCTCCTCCGCTATATGGCGCGCCCTTTGCAGTTTTTCGGGCCCGTCGGCGTTATCAGTTTTTTGACTGGCGGTTCCATTCTCGGGTTTTTGTTCATCGACAAAGTGTTCCGCGGAGCGCAACTCTTCGTCCAGCACGGTCCTCTTTTGATTCTTGGCTTGCTGCTGTGCCTCTTCGGATTTCAGTTCCTCTCTGTTGGGCTTCTCGGCGAGTTGATGATGCGCAACTATTTCGAAGCGCACCAGCTTCCCGTGTATCGCATTGAGCGCATGTCGGGGGCCACGCCACCGGGTAACTCCCGTCTTGACGCCATCCCGATTGCGCGCCCTCGCTAA